One Phaseolus vulgaris cultivar G19833 chromosome 2, P. vulgaris v2.0, whole genome shotgun sequence DNA window includes the following coding sequences:
- the LOC137809143 gene encoding uncharacterized protein produces the protein MPDLPIQKVLKKPDVVGRMVKWAVELSKFDVKYEPRGPIKGQIFADFVVELSAETTHNAGSDDRWVLSVDGSSNQLGSGAGVILEGPNGVLIEQSLRFAFKAINNQAEYEALIAGILLAKEMGAKALMAKSDSLLITGQVTGEFQAKDPQMAAYLEYVQELRSSFALFEVVHVLREQNARADLLAKLASSGKGAGKDCYTRNSKDTSGVRNRPPGSSSLQVNGRDSKESSIVNSGNLESAES, from the coding sequence ATGCctgacttgcccatccaaaAGGTTCTAAAGAAACCGGATGTAGTTGGAAGgatggtaaaatgggcggtTGAGTTGTCAAAGTTCGACGTCAAGTAcgaaccccgaggaccgattaaagggcaaatcttcgccgactttgtggtcgagctgtccGCTGAGACGACGCATAATGCCGGAAGTGATGATCGATGGGTACTCTCggttgatgggtcgtccaaccagctagGTAGTGgggctggagtcattttggaaggacccaacggtgtgttaatagaacaatccctgaggtttgccttcaaagccatcaaTAACCAGGCGGAATATGAGGCATTGATTGCTGGTATCCTTTTGgcaaaggaaatgggggcgaaggcactgatggccaagagcgactcttTGCTGATCACCGGGCAGGTGACCGGCGaattccaggccaaggatccacaaatggcggcttacctagaGTATGTACAGGAGCTAAGAAGTTCTTTTGCCTTGTTCGAAGTGGTGCACGTActaagggagcagaatgcccgagctgacttgctagccaagctcgccagttcaggcaagggggcaGGCAAGGACTGTTATACAAGAAACTCTAAAGACACCTCGGGCGTTCGCAAcagaccaccaggttcttcaaGTTTGCAAGTCAACGGAAGGGATAGCAAGGAGTCCTCGATCGTTAACTCAggaaaccttgagagcgccgaGAGTTAG
- the LOC137809141 gene encoding uncharacterized protein, which translates to MEDPEAHLTAFHSQMVLVGGSDALRCKLFMSSLTGMAMDWFISLPNGHITSFLQLSRLFREQYLANRAPPPVSYDLFDVKQYQGETLKEYINRFGAQVVKVGTTEEPMIVYAFRKGVCPGPFCESSIRNRPRTFVEIRRRTVEHIASEGEVCEKRTSVAPSHPRAQTRAQPVRVNETMTGRKKQEGRPLTRPENPSPAVKREEIVRSKKEPDQRGTTLWWN; encoded by the coding sequence atggaagatcctgaagcacatctcactgcgttccactcACAGATGGTGCTAgtaggcggctccgatgccCTGAGGTGCAAGCTTTTTATGAGCAGCCTGACaggaatggccatggattggttcatcagccttccaaacggccatatcacctccttcctGCAGCTgtcgcgattgttcagggaGCAATACCTAGCGAACAGGGCCCCACCGCCCGTTTCatatgacctgttcgacgtgaaaCAGTATCAGGGTGAGACTTTGAAGGAGTACATCAACCGTTTCGGGGCTCAagtagtaaaggttggtactacggaagagcccatgatcgtgtacgcgttcAGGAAAGGCGTGTGTCCCGGCCCCTTTTGCGAATCCAGCATTCGCAATCGGCCCAGGACCTTTGTTGAAATAAGGCGTCGCACGGTGGAGCATATTGcctctgagggagaggtgtgtgagaagcgcacGAGCGTCGCACCCTCACACCCGAGGGCACAGACAcgggctcaacccgtcagggtcaacgagaccatGACGGGGAGGAAGAAGCAGGAAGGGAGACCCCTTACGAGGCCAGAAAACCCCAGCCCAGCGGTCAAGCGGGAGGAAATCGTCCGGTCAAAGAAAGAGCCAGACCAGCGAGGTACgactttgtggtggaattga
- the LOC137809142 gene encoding uncharacterized protein, whose translation MGVNSIDERISGDPWESDLVFTKADLRDVVPHDNDPVVISVVTAGRKVHRVLVHQGSSADVMFWSTFNKLRLSPDLLRPYTGCLYGFADNQVEVRGYLELRTTFTDGASSRTESIRYLVVNANSAYNILLGRPALNRLRAVASTRHMKMKLPDLSGKLIVIKSDQEEAQKCYKNSLKTNRGMFMVFERPPSSDTAMEVEPLNEATPTESTPGEAAP comes from the coding sequence ATGGGAGTAAATTCGATTGATGAAAGAATCTCAGGtgacccgtgggagtcagacctcgtgttcacgaagGCCGACCTACGAGACGTCGTCccccacgacaatgaccccgtggtcatttcggttgtcacggctggaagaaaggtgcacagggtcctAGTCCACCAGGGGAGTTCCGCAGATgttatgttctggtcgacattcaacaagcttcggttgtctcccgaccttttgaggccctacaccgGTTGCTTGTACGGGTTTgcagacaaccaggtggaagtacgTGGCTACTTGGAGTTAAGGACGACATTCACAGATGGAGCGTCCTCACGCActgaaagcatccggtacttggttgtaaacgccaattcagcctacaacatcctgttgggcagaccggcgttgaataggctgagagcagtggcctccacgcgccacatgaagatgaagctgccagacctCAGTGGCAAGCTGATCGTCATCAAATCAGATCAAGAAGAAGCgcaaaaatgttataaaaatagtttgaaaacaaatAGGGGCATGTTCATGGTGTTCGAGCGTCCGCCGAGTTCAGACACAGCGATGGAGGTAGAACCCTTGAACGAGGCGACGCCAACGGAGTCAACGCCTGGCGAGGCCGCACCGTAA